In a single window of the Cygnus olor isolate bCygOlo1 chromosome 5, bCygOlo1.pri.v2, whole genome shotgun sequence genome:
- the ATXN3 gene encoding ataxin-3 isoform X1 encodes MPLCLEESLQCRRAVTSRTVFGFLVASRLNLPRFRLCNERGNGVLQEGSLCAQHCLNNLLQGEYFSPVELSSIAQQLDEEERMRMAEGGVSSEEYRTFLQQPSVNMDDSGFFSIQVISNALKVWGLELILFNSPEYQRLGIDPINEKSFICNYKEHWFTVRKLGKQWFNLNSLLMGPELISDTYLALFLAQLQQEGYSIFVVKGDLPDCEADQLLQMIRVQQVQRPKLIGEETAQSREQRLPRSDVDQAIEVNHPFDGTSMLDEDEENFQRALALSRQEIDMEDEEADLRRAIQLSMQGCRRSECLNSLSTNVPQSPHTSQTDSLSSEELRRRRQAYFEKQQQQLPQQDQTLNLQDKPAISSSTLEADPGGDMSEEDMLQAAMNMSLESVRNHLNTEEKK; translated from the exons ATGCCGTTGTGTCTTGAAGAGAGCCTCCAGTGTAGACGAGCAGTGACAAGCAGAACGGTTTTTGGTTTCTTGGTTGCTTCTCGACTGAACCTGCCTCGGTTTAGGTTGTGTAATGAGCGAGGAAATGGAGTGCTG CAAGAAGGCTCATTGTGTGCTCAGCACTGCCTGAATAATTTGCTACAAGGAGAGTATTTTAGCCCTGTTGAGTTATCTTCCATTGCACAGCAGTTggatgaggaagaaagaatgagaatGGCAGAGGGAGGAGTGTCTAGTGAAGAATATAGAACATTTTTACAG cagcctTCTGTAAATATGGATGATAGTGGATTCTTCTCAATTCAA GTCATAAGCAATGCCTTGAAAGTTTGGGGTTTAGAACTAATCCTCTTCAACAGCCCAGAGTATCAGAGGCTTGGGATCGATCCTAT aaatgaaaaatcatttatttgtaattataaGGAACACTGGTTTACAGTTCGAAAGTTAGGAAAACAG TGGTTTAACTTGAACTCTCTCTTGATGGGTCCAGAACTAATATCAGATACATATCTTGCACTTTTCTTGGCTCAATTACAACAGGAAG gttATTCCATATTTGTAGTAAAAGGTGACCTGCCAGACTGTGAGGCTGATCAGCTATTGCAGATGATTCGGGTACAGCAGGTGCAGAGACCAAAACTAATTGGGGAAGAGACAGCACAGTCAAGAGAACAGAG GCTACCCAGAAGTGATGTGGACCAAGCAATAGAAGTTAACCATCCTTTTGATGGAACAAGCATGTTAGATGAAGATGAGGAGAATTTTCAAAGAGCCCTGGCTCTAAGTAGGCAGGAAATTGATATGGAAGATGAAGAGGCTGATCTTCGTAGAGCCATTCAACTCAGCATGCAAG GTTGTCGTCGAAGTGAGTGCTTGAACTCATTATCAACGAATGTTCCTCAGTCACCACACACCAGTCAGACAGACTCCCTTTCTTCAGAAGAACTGCGAAGGAGAAGACaagcatattttgaaaa GCAGCAACAACAGCTGCCGCAGCAAGATCAGACCCTGAACCTACAAGATAAGCCAGCTATAAGCTCAAGCACTCTGGAAGCCGACCCAG ggGGTGATATGAGTGAAGAAGACATGCTTCAAGCAGCTATGAACATGTCTCTGGAATCTGTTAGAAACCACTTGAAtactgaagagaagaaatga
- the ATXN3 gene encoding ataxin-3 isoform X3: MEAIFHERQEGSLCAQHCLNNLLQGEYFSPVELSSIAQQLDEEERMRMAEGGVSSEEYRTFLQQPSVNMDDSGFFSIQVISNALKVWGLELILFNSPEYQRLGIDPINEKSFICNYKEHWFTVRKLGKQWFNLNSLLMGPELISDTYLALFLAQLQQEGYSIFVVKGDLPDCEADQLLQMIRVQQVQRPKLIGEETAQSREQRLPRSDVDQAIEVNHPFDGTSMLDEDEENFQRALALSRQEIDMEDEEADLRRAIQLSMQGCRRSECLNSLSTNVPQSPHTSQTDSLSSEELRRRRQAYFEKQQQQLPQQDQTLNLQDKPAISSSTLEADPGGDMSEEDMLQAAMNMSLESVRNHLNTEEKK, encoded by the exons ATGGAGGCGATCTTCCACGAGCGG CAAGAAGGCTCATTGTGTGCTCAGCACTGCCTGAATAATTTGCTACAAGGAGAGTATTTTAGCCCTGTTGAGTTATCTTCCATTGCACAGCAGTTggatgaggaagaaagaatgagaatGGCAGAGGGAGGAGTGTCTAGTGAAGAATATAGAACATTTTTACAG cagcctTCTGTAAATATGGATGATAGTGGATTCTTCTCAATTCAA GTCATAAGCAATGCCTTGAAAGTTTGGGGTTTAGAACTAATCCTCTTCAACAGCCCAGAGTATCAGAGGCTTGGGATCGATCCTAT aaatgaaaaatcatttatttgtaattataaGGAACACTGGTTTACAGTTCGAAAGTTAGGAAAACAG TGGTTTAACTTGAACTCTCTCTTGATGGGTCCAGAACTAATATCAGATACATATCTTGCACTTTTCTTGGCTCAATTACAACAGGAAG gttATTCCATATTTGTAGTAAAAGGTGACCTGCCAGACTGTGAGGCTGATCAGCTATTGCAGATGATTCGGGTACAGCAGGTGCAGAGACCAAAACTAATTGGGGAAGAGACAGCACAGTCAAGAGAACAGAG GCTACCCAGAAGTGATGTGGACCAAGCAATAGAAGTTAACCATCCTTTTGATGGAACAAGCATGTTAGATGAAGATGAGGAGAATTTTCAAAGAGCCCTGGCTCTAAGTAGGCAGGAAATTGATATGGAAGATGAAGAGGCTGATCTTCGTAGAGCCATTCAACTCAGCATGCAAG GTTGTCGTCGAAGTGAGTGCTTGAACTCATTATCAACGAATGTTCCTCAGTCACCACACACCAGTCAGACAGACTCCCTTTCTTCAGAAGAACTGCGAAGGAGAAGACaagcatattttgaaaa GCAGCAACAACAGCTGCCGCAGCAAGATCAGACCCTGAACCTACAAGATAAGCCAGCTATAAGCTCAAGCACTCTGGAAGCCGACCCAG ggGGTGATATGAGTGAAGAAGACATGCTTCAAGCAGCTATGAACATGTCTCTGGAATCTGTTAGAAACCACTTGAAtactgaagagaagaaatga
- the ATXN3 gene encoding ataxin-3 isoform X2, with translation MPLCLEESLQCRRAVTSRTVFGFLVASRLNLPRFRLCNERGNGVLQEGSLCAQHCLNNLLQGEYFSPVELSSIAQQLDEEERMRMAEGGVSSEEYRTFLQQPSVNMDDSGFFSIQVISNALKVWGLELILFNSPEYQRLGIDPINEKSFICNYKEHWFTVRKLGKQWFNLNSLLMGPELISDTYLALFLAQLQQEVKGDLPDCEADQLLQMIRVQQVQRPKLIGEETAQSREQRLPRSDVDQAIEVNHPFDGTSMLDEDEENFQRALALSRQEIDMEDEEADLRRAIQLSMQGCRRSECLNSLSTNVPQSPHTSQTDSLSSEELRRRRQAYFEKQQQQLPQQDQTLNLQDKPAISSSTLEADPGGDMSEEDMLQAAMNMSLESVRNHLNTEEKK, from the exons ATGCCGTTGTGTCTTGAAGAGAGCCTCCAGTGTAGACGAGCAGTGACAAGCAGAACGGTTTTTGGTTTCTTGGTTGCTTCTCGACTGAACCTGCCTCGGTTTAGGTTGTGTAATGAGCGAGGAAATGGAGTGCTG CAAGAAGGCTCATTGTGTGCTCAGCACTGCCTGAATAATTTGCTACAAGGAGAGTATTTTAGCCCTGTTGAGTTATCTTCCATTGCACAGCAGTTggatgaggaagaaagaatgagaatGGCAGAGGGAGGAGTGTCTAGTGAAGAATATAGAACATTTTTACAG cagcctTCTGTAAATATGGATGATAGTGGATTCTTCTCAATTCAA GTCATAAGCAATGCCTTGAAAGTTTGGGGTTTAGAACTAATCCTCTTCAACAGCCCAGAGTATCAGAGGCTTGGGATCGATCCTAT aaatgaaaaatcatttatttgtaattataaGGAACACTGGTTTACAGTTCGAAAGTTAGGAAAACAG TGGTTTAACTTGAACTCTCTCTTGATGGGTCCAGAACTAATATCAGATACATATCTTGCACTTTTCTTGGCTCAATTACAACAGGAAG TAAAAGGTGACCTGCCAGACTGTGAGGCTGATCAGCTATTGCAGATGATTCGGGTACAGCAGGTGCAGAGACCAAAACTAATTGGGGAAGAGACAGCACAGTCAAGAGAACAGAG GCTACCCAGAAGTGATGTGGACCAAGCAATAGAAGTTAACCATCCTTTTGATGGAACAAGCATGTTAGATGAAGATGAGGAGAATTTTCAAAGAGCCCTGGCTCTAAGTAGGCAGGAAATTGATATGGAAGATGAAGAGGCTGATCTTCGTAGAGCCATTCAACTCAGCATGCAAG GTTGTCGTCGAAGTGAGTGCTTGAACTCATTATCAACGAATGTTCCTCAGTCACCACACACCAGTCAGACAGACTCCCTTTCTTCAGAAGAACTGCGAAGGAGAAGACaagcatattttgaaaa GCAGCAACAACAGCTGCCGCAGCAAGATCAGACCCTGAACCTACAAGATAAGCCAGCTATAAGCTCAAGCACTCTGGAAGCCGACCCAG ggGGTGATATGAGTGAAGAAGACATGCTTCAAGCAGCTATGAACATGTCTCTGGAATCTGTTAGAAACCACTTGAAtactgaagagaagaaatga
- the NDUFB1 gene encoding NADH dehydrogenase [ubiquinone] 1 beta subcomplex subunit 1: MVNFAQVVRDHWVHILVPLGFVIGCYLDRMNDEKLSTFRNKSLLYRRELKPGEETTWK, translated from the exons ATGGTGAATTTCGCCCAAGTTGTGCGTGATCACTGGGTTCACATCCTCGTTCCCTTAGGATTCGTGATTGGATGCTATTTGGACAGAATGAACGATGAAAAACTGTCAACCTTCCGAAACAAGAGCTTATTATATAGAAG AGAGTTGAAGCCTGGTGAAGAAACAACATGGAAATAA
- the CPSF2 gene encoding cleavage and polyadenylation specificity factor subunit 2 isoform X2, which produces MTSIIKLTTLSGVQEESALCYLLQVDEFRFLLDCGWDENFSMDIIDSLRKHVHQVDAVLLSHPDPLHLGALPYAVGKMGLNCAIYATIPVYKMGQMFMYDLYQSRHNTEDFTLFTLDDVDAAFDKIQQLKFSQIVNLKGKGHGLSITPLPAGHMIGGTIWKIVKDGEEEIVYAVDFNHKREIHLNGCSLEMLSRPSLLITDSFNATYVQPRRKQRDEQLLTNVLETLRGDGNVLIAVDTAGRVLELAQLLDQIWRTKDAGLGVYSLALLNNVSYNVVEFSKSQVEWMSDKLMRCFEDKRNNPFQFRHLSLCHSLSDLARVPSPKVVLASQPDLECGFSRDLFIQWCQDSKNSIILTYRTTPGTLARFLIDNPSEKVIDIELRRRVKLEGKELEEYLEKEKLKKEAAKKLEQSKEADIDSSDESDAEEDIDQPTVHKTKHDLMMKGEGSRKGSFFKQAKKSYPMFPAPEERIKWDEYGEIIKPEDFLVPELQATEEEKSKLESGLTNGEEPMDQDLSDVPTKCISATESMEIKARVTYIDYEGRSDGDSIKKIINQMKPRQLIIVHGPPEASQDLAECCRAFGGKDIKVYMPKLHETVDATSETHIYQVRLKDSLVSSLQFCKAKDAELAWIDGVLDMRVSKVDTGVILEEGELREDEDLEMQVDMPSSDSSVIAQQKAMKSLFGDDDKEMCEESEIIPTLEPLPPHEVLGHQSVFMNEPRLSDFKQVLLREGIQAEFVGGVLVCNNLVAVRRTETGRIGLEGCLCQDFYRIRDLLYKQYAIV; this is translated from the exons ATGACATCGATTATCAAGCTGACCACGCTTTCAGGGGTGCAGGAGGAATCTGCCCTGTGCTATCTATTGCAAGTAGATGAATTCCGTTTTCTTTTGGACTGTGGCTGGGATGAAAACTTTTCTATGGACATTATTGACTCCCTAAGGAA ACATGTACACCAGGTTGATGCTGTTCTCCTTTCTCATCCTGACCCTCTACACCTTGGTGCTCTCCCATATGCAGTTGGAAAAATGGGGTTGAATTGTGCCATTTATGCAACTATTCCTGTATATAAAATGGGACAGATGTTTATGTATGACCTCTATCAG TCCCGCCATAATACTGAAGATTTCACACTCTTTACGTTGGATGATGTAGATGCAGCCTTTGATAAGATACAACAGCTCAAGTTTTCTCAGATTGTGAACTTGAAAG GCAAAGGACATGGTCTGTCAATCACACCATTGCCAGCTGGTCACATGATAGGAGGCACAATTTGGAAGATTGTCAaagatggagaggaagaaattgtTTATGCAGTTGATTTTAACCACAAGAGGGAGAT CCATCTGAATGGATGTTCTTTGGAAATGTTGAGCAGGCCTTCATTGCTTATTACAGATTCATTTAATGCTACTTATGTACAACCCAGGAGGAAGCAACGGGATGAGCAGCTACTGA cTAATGTTTTGGAGACGTTACGAGGTGATGGAAATGTATTAATAGCTGTGGATACAGCAGGCAGAGTTCTGGAACTTGCTCAGCTTCTTGATCAGATCTGGAGAACAAAAGATGCAGGATTAGGAGTCTACTCGCTAGCACTTCTGAATAATGTCAGCTACAATGTAGTGGAGTTCTCTAAATCAcag gttGAATGGATGAGTGATAAGTTGATGAGGTGCTTTGAAGACAAGCGAAACAATCCTTTCCAATTCCGCCATCTCTCCTTATGTCATAGTCTTTCTGATCTGGCTCGAGTGCCTAGTCCAAAAGTTGTTCTTGCCAGTCAACCTGATTTAGAGTGTGGGTTTTCAAGAGATCTTTTCATTCAGTGGTGCCAGGATTCCAAAAACTCTATAATTTTAACTTACCGCACTACACCTGGAACATTAGCACGATTCCTGATTGATAATCCTTCTGAGAAAGTCATAGATATTGAG TTGAGAAGACGTGTCAAGTTGGAAGGAAAAGAACTTGAAGAATACCTAGAAAAGGAGAAACTAAAGAAAGAAGCGGCTAAAAAGTTAGAACAGTCTAAAGA GGCAGATATCGATTCCAGTGATGAGAGTGATGCCGAAGAAGATATTGATCAGCCAACTGTACATAAGACCAAACATGATTTGATGATGAAGGGTGAAGGTAGCCGGAAAGGAAGCTTCttcaaacaagcaaagaaatctTATCCAATGTTTCCAGCCcctgaagaaagaattaaatgGGATGAATATGGCGAGATTATCAA ACCTGAAGATTTTCTGGTTCCAGAACTTCAGGCAacggaagaagaaaaaagcaaattagaGTCTGGTTTGACAAATGGAGAGGAGCCTATGGACCAGGATTTATCAGATGTTCCCACCAAATGTATTTCAGCAACAGAATCCATGGAAATTAA AGCTAGGGTTACATACATTGACTATGAAGGACGCTCAGATGGAgactcaattaaaaaaattattaaccAAATGAAACCAAGACAATTGATCATTGTCCATGGACCACCTGAAGCCAGCCAGGACCTTGCAGAATGTTGCAGAGCTTTCGGTGGAAAAGACATTAAAGTTTACATGCCAAAACTACATGAAACTGTAGATGCAACCAGTGAAACTCATATTTATCAG GTCAGGTTAAAAGATTCTCTTGTCAGCTCCCTTCAGTTCTGTAAAGCCAAGGATGCTGAGTTGGCTTGGATAGATGGTGTCCTGGACATGCGAGTTTCAAAAGTGGATACTGGAGTTATTTTGGAAGAGGGAGAGCTGAGGGAAGATGAAGACTTAGAGATGCAAGTGGATATGCCTTCTTCGGACTCTAGTGTCATTGCACAACAAAAGGCCATGAAAAGCCTCTTCGGTGACGATGATAAGGAGATGTGTGAGGAGAGTGAGATCATTCCTACTTTGGAACCTCTGCCACCTCATGAG GTTCTTGGACACCAGTCTGTGTTTATGAATGAGCCAAGACTATCTGACTTCAAGCAAGTTCTCTTGCGAGAAGGTATACAAGCTGAATTTGTAGGAGGAGTGCTTGTCTGCAACAATCTGGTGGCTGTTCGCAGG ACTGAAACAGGGCGCATTGGATTGGAAGGCTGTCTCTGTCAAGACTTCTATAGAATAAGAGACCTTTTATACAAGCAATATGCTATTGTCTAA
- the CPSF2 gene encoding cleavage and polyadenylation specificity factor subunit 2 isoform X1 — MAEDGCRRRRGGRWRWGRAPRGLRAAGASRLVPSEIKHLDRKMTSIIKLTTLSGVQEESALCYLLQVDEFRFLLDCGWDENFSMDIIDSLRKHVHQVDAVLLSHPDPLHLGALPYAVGKMGLNCAIYATIPVYKMGQMFMYDLYQSRHNTEDFTLFTLDDVDAAFDKIQQLKFSQIVNLKGKGHGLSITPLPAGHMIGGTIWKIVKDGEEEIVYAVDFNHKREIHLNGCSLEMLSRPSLLITDSFNATYVQPRRKQRDEQLLTNVLETLRGDGNVLIAVDTAGRVLELAQLLDQIWRTKDAGLGVYSLALLNNVSYNVVEFSKSQVEWMSDKLMRCFEDKRNNPFQFRHLSLCHSLSDLARVPSPKVVLASQPDLECGFSRDLFIQWCQDSKNSIILTYRTTPGTLARFLIDNPSEKVIDIELRRRVKLEGKELEEYLEKEKLKKEAAKKLEQSKEADIDSSDESDAEEDIDQPTVHKTKHDLMMKGEGSRKGSFFKQAKKSYPMFPAPEERIKWDEYGEIIKPEDFLVPELQATEEEKSKLESGLTNGEEPMDQDLSDVPTKCISATESMEIKARVTYIDYEGRSDGDSIKKIINQMKPRQLIIVHGPPEASQDLAECCRAFGGKDIKVYMPKLHETVDATSETHIYQVRLKDSLVSSLQFCKAKDAELAWIDGVLDMRVSKVDTGVILEEGELREDEDLEMQVDMPSSDSSVIAQQKAMKSLFGDDDKEMCEESEIIPTLEPLPPHEVLGHQSVFMNEPRLSDFKQVLLREGIQAEFVGGVLVCNNLVAVRRTETGRIGLEGCLCQDFYRIRDLLYKQYAIV; from the exons ATGGCtg AAGATGGCTGCCGGCGGCGCcggggagggaggtggaggtgggggcGCGCCCCGCGGGGCCTGAGGGCGGCCGGAGCCTCGAG ATTAGTTCCTTCTGAAATCAAACACTTGGACAGAAAAATGACATCGATTATCAAGCTGACCACGCTTTCAGGGGTGCAGGAGGAATCTGCCCTGTGCTATCTATTGCAAGTAGATGAATTCCGTTTTCTTTTGGACTGTGGCTGGGATGAAAACTTTTCTATGGACATTATTGACTCCCTAAGGAA ACATGTACACCAGGTTGATGCTGTTCTCCTTTCTCATCCTGACCCTCTACACCTTGGTGCTCTCCCATATGCAGTTGGAAAAATGGGGTTGAATTGTGCCATTTATGCAACTATTCCTGTATATAAAATGGGACAGATGTTTATGTATGACCTCTATCAG TCCCGCCATAATACTGAAGATTTCACACTCTTTACGTTGGATGATGTAGATGCAGCCTTTGATAAGATACAACAGCTCAAGTTTTCTCAGATTGTGAACTTGAAAG GCAAAGGACATGGTCTGTCAATCACACCATTGCCAGCTGGTCACATGATAGGAGGCACAATTTGGAAGATTGTCAaagatggagaggaagaaattgtTTATGCAGTTGATTTTAACCACAAGAGGGAGAT CCATCTGAATGGATGTTCTTTGGAAATGTTGAGCAGGCCTTCATTGCTTATTACAGATTCATTTAATGCTACTTATGTACAACCCAGGAGGAAGCAACGGGATGAGCAGCTACTGA cTAATGTTTTGGAGACGTTACGAGGTGATGGAAATGTATTAATAGCTGTGGATACAGCAGGCAGAGTTCTGGAACTTGCTCAGCTTCTTGATCAGATCTGGAGAACAAAAGATGCAGGATTAGGAGTCTACTCGCTAGCACTTCTGAATAATGTCAGCTACAATGTAGTGGAGTTCTCTAAATCAcag gttGAATGGATGAGTGATAAGTTGATGAGGTGCTTTGAAGACAAGCGAAACAATCCTTTCCAATTCCGCCATCTCTCCTTATGTCATAGTCTTTCTGATCTGGCTCGAGTGCCTAGTCCAAAAGTTGTTCTTGCCAGTCAACCTGATTTAGAGTGTGGGTTTTCAAGAGATCTTTTCATTCAGTGGTGCCAGGATTCCAAAAACTCTATAATTTTAACTTACCGCACTACACCTGGAACATTAGCACGATTCCTGATTGATAATCCTTCTGAGAAAGTCATAGATATTGAG TTGAGAAGACGTGTCAAGTTGGAAGGAAAAGAACTTGAAGAATACCTAGAAAAGGAGAAACTAAAGAAAGAAGCGGCTAAAAAGTTAGAACAGTCTAAAGA GGCAGATATCGATTCCAGTGATGAGAGTGATGCCGAAGAAGATATTGATCAGCCAACTGTACATAAGACCAAACATGATTTGATGATGAAGGGTGAAGGTAGCCGGAAAGGAAGCTTCttcaaacaagcaaagaaatctTATCCAATGTTTCCAGCCcctgaagaaagaattaaatgGGATGAATATGGCGAGATTATCAA ACCTGAAGATTTTCTGGTTCCAGAACTTCAGGCAacggaagaagaaaaaagcaaattagaGTCTGGTTTGACAAATGGAGAGGAGCCTATGGACCAGGATTTATCAGATGTTCCCACCAAATGTATTTCAGCAACAGAATCCATGGAAATTAA AGCTAGGGTTACATACATTGACTATGAAGGACGCTCAGATGGAgactcaattaaaaaaattattaaccAAATGAAACCAAGACAATTGATCATTGTCCATGGACCACCTGAAGCCAGCCAGGACCTTGCAGAATGTTGCAGAGCTTTCGGTGGAAAAGACATTAAAGTTTACATGCCAAAACTACATGAAACTGTAGATGCAACCAGTGAAACTCATATTTATCAG GTCAGGTTAAAAGATTCTCTTGTCAGCTCCCTTCAGTTCTGTAAAGCCAAGGATGCTGAGTTGGCTTGGATAGATGGTGTCCTGGACATGCGAGTTTCAAAAGTGGATACTGGAGTTATTTTGGAAGAGGGAGAGCTGAGGGAAGATGAAGACTTAGAGATGCAAGTGGATATGCCTTCTTCGGACTCTAGTGTCATTGCACAACAAAAGGCCATGAAAAGCCTCTTCGGTGACGATGATAAGGAGATGTGTGAGGAGAGTGAGATCATTCCTACTTTGGAACCTCTGCCACCTCATGAG GTTCTTGGACACCAGTCTGTGTTTATGAATGAGCCAAGACTATCTGACTTCAAGCAAGTTCTCTTGCGAGAAGGTATACAAGCTGAATTTGTAGGAGGAGTGCTTGTCTGCAACAATCTGGTGGCTGTTCGCAGG ACTGAAACAGGGCGCATTGGATTGGAAGGCTGTCTCTGTCAAGACTTCTATAGAATAAGAGACCTTTTATACAAGCAATATGCTATTGTCTAA
- the ATXN3 gene encoding ataxin-3 isoform X4, with protein sequence MEAIFHERQEGSLCAQHCLNNLLQGEYFSPVELSSIAQQLDEEERMRMAEGGVSSEEYRTFLQQPSVNMDDSGFFSIQVISNALKVWGLELILFNSPEYQRLGIDPINEKSFICNYKEHWFTVRKLGKQWFNLNSLLMGPELISDTYLALFLAQLQQEVKGDLPDCEADQLLQMIRVQQVQRPKLIGEETAQSREQRLPRSDVDQAIEVNHPFDGTSMLDEDEENFQRALALSRQEIDMEDEEADLRRAIQLSMQGCRRSECLNSLSTNVPQSPHTSQTDSLSSEELRRRRQAYFEKQQQQLPQQDQTLNLQDKPAISSSTLEADPGGDMSEEDMLQAAMNMSLESVRNHLNTEEKK encoded by the exons ATGGAGGCGATCTTCCACGAGCGG CAAGAAGGCTCATTGTGTGCTCAGCACTGCCTGAATAATTTGCTACAAGGAGAGTATTTTAGCCCTGTTGAGTTATCTTCCATTGCACAGCAGTTggatgaggaagaaagaatgagaatGGCAGAGGGAGGAGTGTCTAGTGAAGAATATAGAACATTTTTACAG cagcctTCTGTAAATATGGATGATAGTGGATTCTTCTCAATTCAA GTCATAAGCAATGCCTTGAAAGTTTGGGGTTTAGAACTAATCCTCTTCAACAGCCCAGAGTATCAGAGGCTTGGGATCGATCCTAT aaatgaaaaatcatttatttgtaattataaGGAACACTGGTTTACAGTTCGAAAGTTAGGAAAACAG TGGTTTAACTTGAACTCTCTCTTGATGGGTCCAGAACTAATATCAGATACATATCTTGCACTTTTCTTGGCTCAATTACAACAGGAAG TAAAAGGTGACCTGCCAGACTGTGAGGCTGATCAGCTATTGCAGATGATTCGGGTACAGCAGGTGCAGAGACCAAAACTAATTGGGGAAGAGACAGCACAGTCAAGAGAACAGAG GCTACCCAGAAGTGATGTGGACCAAGCAATAGAAGTTAACCATCCTTTTGATGGAACAAGCATGTTAGATGAAGATGAGGAGAATTTTCAAAGAGCCCTGGCTCTAAGTAGGCAGGAAATTGATATGGAAGATGAAGAGGCTGATCTTCGTAGAGCCATTCAACTCAGCATGCAAG GTTGTCGTCGAAGTGAGTGCTTGAACTCATTATCAACGAATGTTCCTCAGTCACCACACACCAGTCAGACAGACTCCCTTTCTTCAGAAGAACTGCGAAGGAGAAGACaagcatattttgaaaa GCAGCAACAACAGCTGCCGCAGCAAGATCAGACCCTGAACCTACAAGATAAGCCAGCTATAAGCTCAAGCACTCTGGAAGCCGACCCAG ggGGTGATATGAGTGAAGAAGACATGCTTCAAGCAGCTATGAACATGTCTCTGGAATCTGTTAGAAACCACTTGAAtactgaagagaagaaatga